The Sulfitobacter sp. S223 genome has a window encoding:
- a CDS encoding 6,7-dimethyl-8-ribityllumazine synthase, which yields MTDTPARFAFVKAQWHADIVDRALEGFANLIDSAQIDVFDVPGAFEMPLKAQQLAKTGKYDAVICAAFVVDGGIYRHDFVAAAVVDGLMRVGLDTGVPVLSVSLTPHHYHETEHHNAIYRAHFVEKGREAARAALTIVTPAAA from the coding sequence ATGACAGACACCCCCGCCCGCTTCGCCTTTGTCAAAGCACAATGGCATGCAGATATCGTGGACCGCGCTTTGGAAGGCTTCGCCAACCTTATCGATTCCGCACAAATTGACGTCTTTGATGTGCCCGGCGCCTTCGAGATGCCGCTTAAGGCCCAGCAGCTCGCTAAGACTGGAAAATACGACGCGGTGATCTGCGCGGCCTTCGTCGTTGATGGCGGGATATACCGCCACGATTTCGTGGCCGCTGCGGTGGTCGACGGGTTGATGCGTGTTGGTCTGGATACTGGCGTGCCAGTGCTGTCGGTATCATTGACGCCGCACCATTATCACGAGACCGAGCACCACAATGCGATCTATCGCGCACATTTCGTCGAAAAGGGGCGCGAGGCTGCGCGCGCCGCTTTGACCATCGTGACACCAGCGGCTGCCTGA
- a CDS encoding ATP-binding cassette domain-containing protein has product MLKLENAQITQGNFRLSADFTLEPARNYAVIGPSGSGKSTLLAALCGFIPLSKGRMLWNGTDITTAAPGARPMTMLFQDNNLFPHLSVLQNVALGLRPDGRISATEKTVVMDALARVDLSDHLQAKPGALSGGQQSRVALARVLVQARPLVLLDEPFAALGPALRNEMLDLVRVMAAQTGAALVMVTHSPEDVRRIADEVIFVEGGRAHAPRPAAALMDDPPPELRAYLGQE; this is encoded by the coding sequence GTGCTGAAGCTTGAAAATGCGCAAATCACCCAAGGCAATTTTCGACTGAGCGCCGATTTCACCTTGGAGCCAGCGCGGAATTACGCGGTGATTGGCCCATCTGGGTCAGGCAAGTCAACGCTGCTGGCGGCTTTATGTGGTTTTATCCCTCTGTCGAAGGGGCGCATGCTTTGGAACGGGACAGATATCACTACCGCAGCGCCCGGCGCACGCCCCATGACGATGCTGTTTCAAGACAATAACCTTTTCCCTCACCTCAGCGTTTTGCAAAACGTCGCGCTTGGCCTGCGGCCAGATGGCCGGATCAGCGCAACAGAGAAGACCGTGGTGATGGACGCGTTGGCGCGGGTGGACCTGTCGGATCATCTTCAGGCCAAGCCGGGCGCGTTGTCGGGAGGACAGCAAAGCCGGGTCGCACTGGCCCGTGTGTTGGTGCAGGCGCGGCCACTGGTACTGCTGGATGAGCCTTTTGCTGCGCTCGGACCGGCACTGCGCAACGAAATGCTGGATTTAGTACGTGTGATGGCTGCGCAGACGGGTGCGGCGCTGGTTATGGTGACCCACTCACCCGAGGATGTGCGGCGCATTGCCGATGAGGTCATATTTGTCGAAGGAGGGCGTGCCCACGCGCCCCGTCCGGCGGCAGCTTTGATGGATGATCCACCGCCGGAGTTGCGTGCTTATCTAGGCCAAGAATAA
- the thiB gene encoding thiamine ABC transporter substrate binding subunit, whose protein sequence is MKYLTFATATLAATAAWAETPELIVYTYDSFTSDWGPGPAIEKSFEEACACDLKLVGLGDGAALLARLKLEGARSDADVVMGLDTSLIAAAKETGLFTETAVNAEYTLPVEWNDTVFAPYDWGYFAFVHNKDLTPPANFKALGDSDLKIVIQDPRSSTPGLGLLMWVKAAYGDEAPAIWDALADNVVTVTKGWSEAYGLFLEGEADMVLSYTTSPAYHLIAEEDDSKAAAEFDEGHYMQIEVVGTLAGSDQPELAEKFLNFMVSDAAQAILPTTNWMYPAVTPAAGLPEGFETLTVPTKALLTPADEVPEIREEALAEWLKALSR, encoded by the coding sequence ATGAAGTATCTCACGTTTGCGACTGCAACGCTTGCTGCCACAGCGGCATGGGCTGAAACACCCGAACTCATCGTTTATACCTATGACAGTTTTACATCCGATTGGGGCCCTGGCCCCGCAATCGAAAAGTCGTTCGAAGAAGCATGCGCCTGCGATCTCAAGCTTGTCGGTTTGGGTGATGGCGCGGCTTTGCTGGCCCGGTTAAAGCTGGAAGGCGCACGCTCGGACGCGGATGTGGTGATGGGGCTTGATACGTCTCTGATCGCGGCGGCCAAAGAAACGGGTCTGTTTACTGAAACAGCAGTGAACGCAGAGTACACGTTGCCCGTGGAGTGGAATGATACGGTTTTCGCACCTTATGACTGGGGATACTTCGCCTTCGTTCACAACAAGGATTTGACACCACCGGCGAACTTCAAGGCGCTGGGCGACAGCGATCTGAAGATCGTCATTCAAGACCCTCGGTCCTCAACACCGGGTCTTGGTCTGCTAATGTGGGTCAAAGCGGCCTATGGGGACGAAGCACCTGCAATCTGGGATGCACTGGCAGACAACGTGGTTACAGTGACCAAAGGCTGGTCCGAGGCGTACGGCCTGTTTCTGGAAGGTGAGGCCGACATGGTTCTCAGCTACACAACATCGCCTGCCTATCACCTGATCGCTGAAGAAGACGACAGCAAGGCTGCTGCTGAATTCGATGAAGGTCACTACATGCAGATCGAAGTTGTTGGAACACTTGCGGGTAGCGATCAGCCAGAACTGGCTGAAAAGTTTCTGAATTTCATGGTGTCGGATGCCGCCCAAGCGATCTTGCCAACAACAAACTGGATGTACCCTGCCGTCACCCCTGCTGCAGGTTTGCCAGAGGGCTTTGAGACGTTGACTGTGCCGACAAAAGCACTGCTGACACCAGCGGACGAAGTGCCCGAAATCCGTGAGGAAGCTTTGGCCGAGTGGCTCAAAGCGTTGTCCCGATAA
- a CDS encoding thiamine/thiamine pyrophosphate ABC transporter permease ThiP, whose amino-acid sequence MAQSVVPINPVILSRKTGISAAFLVLALILLALIAVLSRAEAGTGLGAGDWAAIRFTVTQALCSALLSVLFAVPVARALARRRFAGRVALVTLLGAPFILPVIVAVLGLLTVFGRSGWLNVGLEFLGFPTVSIYGFHGVVLAHVFFNMPLATRLLLQGWQTIPSERFRLAAQLRLTPSSMFRAVEWPMLVQVIPGALALVFVICLTSFAVALTLGGGPRATTIELAIYQAFRFDFDLGRAALLSVVQLVLAGSMALIALRFVPSISVGGGLDRVMPRWDARGGMQRLGDGFVITVAALFLLVPLAAVVLRGLMGLPSMPPTVYHAAGISVIVAVASIFVLLALALPMAGWIVGRRAGGVEAVGLLGLSASPLMIGTGWFIVINPYADPFDFALPVTVLVNAMMALPFALRILVPPMRDTVQRYGRLSAMLGLRGWALWRVLLLPRLRAQIGFSAGLTGALSMGDLGVIALFADPERVTLPLQMVRLMGAYRMDAAAGAALLLLGLSLGIFWICDKGGRWRAEA is encoded by the coding sequence GTGGCTCAAAGCGTTGTCCCGATAAATCCGGTCATTCTGAGCCGTAAGACTGGGATCAGCGCCGCATTTCTGGTGCTGGCGCTGATCCTTTTGGCGTTGATCGCTGTGCTAAGCCGTGCAGAGGCGGGCACCGGACTGGGCGCCGGAGACTGGGCCGCGATCCGCTTTACAGTTACGCAGGCGTTGTGCTCTGCGCTCCTTTCAGTTCTCTTTGCGGTGCCTGTTGCGCGGGCTTTGGCCCGGCGTCGGTTTGCCGGGCGTGTGGCGCTGGTCACGCTTCTAGGCGCGCCATTTATATTGCCCGTTATTGTTGCGGTTTTGGGACTGCTGACTGTCTTTGGCCGGAGCGGTTGGCTGAATGTCGGCTTGGAATTTCTGGGCTTTCCGACGGTCTCGATCTACGGGTTCCACGGAGTCGTGCTGGCGCATGTCTTTTTTAACATGCCGCTGGCAACCCGGCTTTTGTTGCAAGGCTGGCAGACTATTCCGTCAGAACGCTTTCGTCTGGCCGCACAACTGCGTTTGACGCCCTCATCAATGTTTCGTGCGGTTGAATGGCCGATGCTGGTCCAAGTCATCCCCGGCGCGCTGGCGCTGGTTTTTGTAATCTGCCTCACCAGTTTTGCCGTGGCACTGACGCTGGGTGGCGGGCCGCGCGCGACGACGATTGAGCTGGCGATCTATCAGGCCTTCCGGTTTGATTTCGATCTGGGGCGGGCGGCGTTGCTGTCGGTGGTCCAGTTGGTATTGGCCGGTAGTATGGCGCTTATCGCTTTGCGGTTTGTCCCGTCGATTTCTGTCGGCGGTGGATTGGACCGCGTTATGCCGCGTTGGGATGCGCGGGGGGGGATGCAGCGTTTGGGCGATGGCTTTGTGATCACAGTTGCCGCTCTTTTCTTGCTGGTACCTCTGGCTGCTGTGGTGCTGCGCGGGCTGATGGGGCTGCCGTCAATGCCGCCGACAGTTTACCACGCTGCTGGTATTTCCGTTATTGTCGCAGTGGCAAGCATCTTTGTTCTATTGGCGCTGGCATTGCCAATGGCAGGCTGGATTGTTGGCCGAAGGGCAGGGGGCGTTGAGGCGGTGGGTCTACTGGGATTGTCGGCATCTCCGCTGATGATCGGGACCGGATGGTTCATTGTGATTAATCCTTATGCGGACCCTTTTGATTTTGCCTTGCCTGTGACCGTCTTGGTCAATGCGATGATGGCGCTGCCCTTTGCCCTACGAATTCTGGTGCCGCCGATGCGTGATACAGTGCAACGCTATGGTCGGCTAAGCGCGATGCTGGGCTTGCGCGGGTGGGCTTTGTGGCGGGTGTTGTTGCTGCCTCGATTGCGCGCGCAAATCGGCTTTTCTGCAGGGTTGACCGGTGCTCTTTCCATGGGCGATCTGGGCGTTATTGCGCTGTTTGCTGATCCAGAACGGGTGACGCTGCCTTTGCAAATGGTACGGTTAATGGGCGCGTATCGTATGGATGCCGCAGCGGGTGCGGCCTTGCTGTTACTGGGGCTCAGCCTTGGGATATTCTGGATATGCGATAAAGGAGGGCGCTGGCGTGCTGAAGCTTGA